DNA sequence from the Spartobacteria bacterium genome:
GGAAGAACTGGTGGTTCGTCCTATTCCATCGACAGTTCCCTGTGCGGGCCAATATCTCGGTGCCGGATTGCTGCATGATATGACCCGTGTACTGATTTGTGATGAGAAAAAAATGTGCGTGGAATCATAAGCGGAAGGTGCAGATTATGGAAAACAACAGTTTGAAAGTGATGGTCGTGGATGACGATCGCAGTTTTCGCGAGGCTATCGTTACGTCTCTGGAGCAGGAGCCGGATATACAGATCGTGGCCTCGGTGCATAGCGGTCAGGCCGCCTTGGATTTTATTGCGAAACACGATGTGGATATCCTGACGCTGGATGTGGAAATGCCGGGGCTGGACGGACTGGAGACGGTTCGCCGTATTCATGCACTGAACAAAAGCAGACCAAAGGAAAAACAGATCGGCGTGATTATGCTCAGTGCCACCACACGTCGCGGTGCAGATATTACAATCAAATCTCTGGAATCCGGAGCCTTTGATTTTATAGCTAAACCACTGGGGGAACTGGATCAGACGATGGTTTTTTTACGAAATATACTGGTCACCAAACTGCGTCATTTTGCGTCATTTAGATCGAGATTAAGTATGCTGGAGCATGTGCGGCAGACGAAAGCCATGGGCCACAGGCCAGCGGTGACCTGGGCCCCGCCACCGGAACCACGTCTTGCTCCCAAACCGGCGGAGGCCATCGCCATCGGTATTTCTACCGGAGGACCCATTGCGCTGCTAACCCTGATACCGCGATTGACGACCATGACGGAGCTGCCGCTGTTTATCGTCCAGCACATGCCCGCCGGCTTTACCAAGCCACTGGCGGAAAGGCTGGATAAAGGCTGTGAAAAGGGAACCGTCGTCGAGGCCGAAGAACACATGGCTGTAAAGGCGAATCATGTATATATCGCCCCTGGCGGTCGTCATATGCTGGTCAGGAAAACGCTCGGCGGGGCAGAAATTCATTTGAGCGACGGCCCCCCAGAGAACAACTGTCGCCCGGCGGTGGACATCTTGTTTCGATCTGTGGCGGCCTGTTACGGAGCGGCGGCTCTGGGTGTGATTATGACGGGAATGGGATCGGACGGAACAGCCGGGGCCAAAGCCATGCGGCGCGCCGGGGCCCGCATCATTGCTCAGGATGAGACCAGCAGCGTCGTTTGGGGAATGCCTAGAAGTGCCGTGAAAGAAAAGATTGTGGACTGTGTGGCCTCGCTGGATGAAATGGCCGAGGCCATCGCCCGGTATACTCGTTGATATTGACAGCACCGCTTAATTGTGGTCTTGTCATGCTCTTAGCATGAAATAGAATGATCGTAGTCAACAGTAATCAGCGAGAGGGATCATGGACGGTAAAAACAGCATTGGATTGAAAATTGAGAAGTGTCGGACGTCACGCAAACTTACGTTGGAGGATCTGTCAGAACGTAGTGGCTGCAGCGTGGAATTGATCACATGTATTGAAAGAGGGGAGCTTGTTCCATCACTCACTCCGCTGTTGAAAATAGCCCGTGGACTGGGGGTTCGTCTGGGTACGTTCCTGGATGATGAAGTGAAACCCGGACCTATTCTTGCTCGTAGCAACGAGTACCAGAATGTGATCCGTTTTTCCGGCAATGCCGCTAAGTCGGAACGCAGCACGCTGGAATTCTTTGCCCTGGCGGCTGATAAAAATGACCGCCATATGGAACCCTTTGTCATCGATGTTCATCCGTCGGAAGCCGCTTCGGCTCTGTCCAGCCATGAAGGCGAAGAATTTCTCTATGTGCTGCAGGGCGTCATTGAGGTGGTCTATGGAAAAGAACGCTATCGCGTGGAATCAGGCGATTCGATCTATTACGACTCCATCGTACCCCATGAAGTCCGTGCCGCCGACGGCCTGGATGCGCGGATTCTCGCTGTTGTATATGCCCCGGCCTGATGTAAGGAGTCGATCATGACAGATTATTCAACGTTGTTTACCGACAAGCATCTGGGACAGTTTTTTGAAGATGAGGTAAATGCCCACCCCGACCGGGACTTCATTGTCTATCCTGACAGGGAGCTGCGCTGGACCTACGGAGCGTTTAACGAGCGCGTGGATGCGCTGGCTGGCGGCCTGCTGGAAATCGGTATTGGAAAAGGCGATCACGTCGGCATCTGGGCCCGGAATGTGCCGGATTGGCTCACGTTCACTTTTGCTACGGCAAAAATCGGAGCCGTCTTAATTACCGTCAATACCCTCTATAAAAAACATGAAATCGATTATGTCCTGAAACAGTCCAATATGAAGGCACTGGCCTTGCTGGATCGCTATCAGGATTCGAATTACATTGATATCATTTATGAATTGATTCCGGAGTTACGTGAGTGTACCCGGGGTCATCTAAACTCCGAAGAGTACCCGGCATTGAAGTCGCTGATCTACATTGGACAGCAGAAACATCGGGGCATGTACAATACGCATGAGCTGATCCTGCTCGGTCAGCATTGTGATGATCAAAGACTGCGCGATATTTTGCCGACGCTTCATTGCGATGAGGTCGTTAATATGCAGTACACTTCAGGAACAACCGGTTTTCCCAAAGGCGTGATGCTGACCAGCCGCAATATCGTCAATAACGGGTATTACATCGGTGAAAGGCAGAAATTTACCGGCGAAGACCGACTTTGTCTGCCCGTTCCGCTGTTCCACTGTTTCGGTATTGTACTGGGTGTCATGGCCACGCTGACCCATGGCGGCACGCTGGTTCCACTGGAGGTCTTTGATCCGGTCTACGCGTTGGAAGCGGTGGAAAAAGAACGCTGCACCGCTATTTATGGCGTGCCGACGATGTTTATTGCCGAGATGAATTATCCTGCCTTCGATCAGTATGATTTGTCTTCTCTGCGCACGGGGATTATGGCGGGCTCGCCCTGTCCCATTGAGGCTATGAAAAACGTGATGACGAAAATGCACTGCCACGATATTACCATCGCTTATGGATTAACCGAGGCGTCGCCGGTCTTTACTCAGACCACGGTGGATGATGCGCCGGAAGTCCGTTCCAATACCGTCGGTCAGGCCATGCCCCATATTGAGGTGAAAATCGTTCACCCCGAAACGGGTGAGGTGGTCGCGGTGGATGAACCCGGCGAAATCTGCTGCCGCGGCTATAATGTCATGAAAGGGTATTACAACCTGCCTGAAGCGACGGCACTGGCGATCGACGCGGATGGTTGGTTGCATAGCGGGGATATCGCTACGGTGGATAAAGATGGATATTATCGCATCACCGGACGGATCAAGGACATGATCATTCGCGGTGGTGAGAATGTCTATCCCCGCGAAGTGGAGGAATTTCTGCATACGCTTCCCGAGGTGCTCGATGCGCAGGTTGTGGGAGTACCCGATGACAAATACGGCGAGATTGTCGGTGCCTTTGTCATTCTCAGAAGTGGACAGCGTACGACGGAAGAGGATTTACGCGAAGCCTGTCGCAACAGCATGGCTCGCTACAAGGTGCCGAAATACATCTTTTTTGTGGACGCTTATCCGCTGACAGCCAGTGGGAAAATTCAGAAATACAAACTGCGTGAACAGGCATGTGAGCTGCTGGGCCGCACGATGAAGAAAATTTAGAAAGGACGAATTATGGCTATTGGAATTACGGTGTCCGGCGCAGCCGGACGCATGGGACGCATGATCATTGCAAATATCTGCGGAGACGCTTTTCCTGATATGTTTCTTGCCGGGGCGCTGGAATACAGTGCTTGCCCGGCACTGGGAGCCGATGCCGGTTCGACGGCAGGGATGGCTC
Encoded proteins:
- a CDS encoding AMP-binding protein; the protein is MTDYSTLFTDKHLGQFFEDEVNAHPDRDFIVYPDRELRWTYGAFNERVDALAGGLLEIGIGKGDHVGIWARNVPDWLTFTFATAKIGAVLITVNTLYKKHEIDYVLKQSNMKALALLDRYQDSNYIDIIYELIPELRECTRGHLNSEEYPALKSLIYIGQQKHRGMYNTHELILLGQHCDDQRLRDILPTLHCDEVVNMQYTSGTTGFPKGVMLTSRNIVNNGYYIGERQKFTGEDRLCLPVPLFHCFGIVLGVMATLTHGGTLVPLEVFDPVYALEAVEKERCTAIYGVPTMFIAEMNYPAFDQYDLSSLRTGIMAGSPCPIEAMKNVMTKMHCHDITIAYGLTEASPVFTQTTVDDAPEVRSNTVGQAMPHIEVKIVHPETGEVVAVDEPGEICCRGYNVMKGYYNLPEATALAIDADGWLHSGDIATVDKDGYYRITGRIKDMIIRGGENVYPREVEEFLHTLPEVLDAQVVGVPDDKYGEIVGAFVILRSGQRTTEEDLREACRNSMARYKVPKYIFFVDAYPLTASGKIQKYKLREQACELLGRTMKKI
- a CDS encoding XRE family transcriptional regulator; translated protein: MDGKNSIGLKIEKCRTSRKLTLEDLSERSGCSVELITCIERGELVPSLTPLLKIARGLGVRLGTFLDDEVKPGPILARSNEYQNVIRFSGNAAKSERSTLEFFALAADKNDRHMEPFVIDVHPSEAASALSSHEGEEFLYVLQGVIEVVYGKERYRVESGDSIYYDSIVPHEVRAADGLDARILAVVYAPA
- a CDS encoding chemotaxis response regulator protein-glutamate methylesterase, with amino-acid sequence MRKKCAWNHKRKVQIMENNSLKVMVVDDDRSFREAIVTSLEQEPDIQIVASVHSGQAALDFIAKHDVDILTLDVEMPGLDGLETVRRIHALNKSRPKEKQIGVIMLSATTRRGADITIKSLESGAFDFIAKPLGELDQTMVFLRNILVTKLRHFASFRSRLSMLEHVRQTKAMGHRPAVTWAPPPEPRLAPKPAEAIAIGISTGGPIALLTLIPRLTTMTELPLFIVQHMPAGFTKPLAERLDKGCEKGTVVEAEEHMAVKANHVYIAPGGRHMLVRKTLGGAEIHLSDGPPENNCRPAVDILFRSVAACYGAAALGVIMTGMGSDGTAGAKAMRRAGARIIAQDETSSVVWGMPRSAVKEKIVDCVASLDEMAEAIARYTR